The following are encoded together in the Peromyscus leucopus breed LL Stock chromosome 1, UCI_PerLeu_2.1, whole genome shotgun sequence genome:
- the Znf606 gene encoding zinc finger protein 606, which yields MAAINPWPSWGTLMDQSWGMAAADSAISWALCPQDPAWYIEGSPEDEGRRAAGLLAAQVQVRWHLCFFFYTFPKDECPGFPQPSSLMWFLMYSSKSIGQGGSQLAVPEWGRGIQSVLHDTELCCCSACSQS from the exons ATGGCAGCCATCAACCCATGGCCCTCCTGGG GTACCCTCATGGACCAGTCTTGGGGGATGGCGGCTGCTGACTCTGCTATTTCCTGGG cTCTGTGCCCTCAGGATCCAGCATGGTACATAGAGGGAAGCCCTGAGGACGAGGGAAGAAGGGCGGCTGGGCTCCTAGCAGCCCAAGTCCAGGTGAGATGGcacttgtgctttttcttttacacGTTCCCAAAGGATGAGTGTCCAGGCTTTCCTCAGCCATCTTCGTTGATGTGGTTCCTAATGTACAGCAGCAAGAGCATAGGTCAAGGAGGCAGTCAGTTAGCAGTTCCTGAATGGGGTAGGGGAATCCAGTCAGTTCTCCATGATACAGAGCTTTGCTGTTGTTCTGCCTGTTCACAGAGCTGA
- the LOC114703880 gene encoding zinc finger protein 606 — MLETYGHLLSVGNQIAKPEVISLLEQGEEPWSVEQAYPQSTCPEWMRNVESKALVPAQSVFEEEQSNGMALQRYIWNDPWLSRLGVLGCKDQLEMYHMNQSTGMRQMVFMQKQVLSQRGSEFCDLGTEYSQSLNLVPSQRVPQLEHFYKPDAHLESWRCNSAIMYADKVTCVNNDYDKAFCQSLQPVYPVGMQTGDHLFKCTDAVKSFNHIIHFGDHKAVHTGEKLYEYKECHQIFNQSPSVPEHSRLQIGGNQYDYKEYENIFYFSSFMEHQKIGSVEKAYKYNEWEKVFGYDSLLAQHTSTYTAEKPYEYNKCGTSFIWSSYLIQHKKTHTGEKPYECEKCGKVFRNRSALTKHERTHTGIKPYECNKCGKAFSWNSHLIVHTRIHTGEKPYVCNECGKSFNWNSHLIGHQRTHTGEKPFECTECGKSFSWSSHLIAHMRMHTGEKPFKCDECEKAFRDYSALSKHERTHSGAKPYKCTECGKSFSWSSHLIAHQRTHTGEKPYNCQECGKAFRERSALTKHEIIHSGIKPYECNKCGKSCSQMAHLVRHQRTHTGEKPYECNKCGKSFSQSCHLVAHRRIHTGEKPYKCNQCERSFNCSSHLIAHRRTHTGEKPYRCNECGKAFNESSSLIVHLRNHTGEKPYKCNHCEKAFCKNSSLIIHQRMHSGEKRFICNQCGRAFSGHSALLQHQRNHSEEKL; from the exons ATGCTGGAGACCTATGGACACCTACTCTCTGTGG GGAATCAGATTGCTAAGCCTGAAGTCATCTCCCTGTTGGAACAAGGAGAAGAGCCATGGTCGGTAGAGCAAGCATATCCTCAAAGCACTTGTCCAG AGTGGATGAGAAATGTTGAAAGCAAAGCATTGGTTCCAGCACAGAGTGTTTTCGAGGAAGAACAATCCAATGGAATGGCATTACAAAGATATATATGGAATGACCCTTGGCTCTCCAGGCTAGGAGTTTTGGGGTGTAAAGACCAATTAGAAATGTATCACATGAACCAGAGTACAGGTATGAGGCAAATGGTCTTCATGCAAAAACAAGTACTTTCTCAAAGAGGTTCTGAATTCTGTGATCTTGGCACAGAGTACAGCCAAAGCTTAAACTTGGTTCCATCTCAGAGAGTTCCTCAATTAGAACATTTCTATAAACCTGATGCACATCTTGAAAGTTGGAGATGTAATTCAGCCATAATGTATGCAGATAAAGTTACCTGTGTAAATAATGATTATGACAAAGCCTTCTGCCAGTCTCTTCAGCCTGTTTACCCCGTCGGAATGCAAACTGGAGATCATCTGTTCAAATGTACTGATGCTGTGAAGTCTTTCAATCATATTATACATTTTGGCGATCACAAAGCAGTACATACAGGAGAAAAACTCTATGAATATAAGGAATGCCATCAAATCTTTAACCAGAGCCCATCAGTTCCTGAACACTCAAGACTTCAAATTGGAGGAAATCAGTATGACTATAAAGAGTATGAGAATATCTTTTACTTCTCATCTTTTATGGAACATCAAAAAATTGGTAGTGTAGAGAAAGCATATAAATACAATGAATGGGAGAAAGTCTTTGGGTATGACTCATTACTTGCCCAACATACAAGCACTTATACTGCAGAGAAGCCCTATGAATATAACAAATGTGGAACATCTTTTATTTGGAGCTCTTACCTTATTCAGCATAAGAaaactcatactggagagaaaccctatgaatgtgagAAATGTGGAAAAGTTTTTAGGAATCGCTCAGCCCTCACTAAACATGAACGGACTCACACTGGAataaaaccctatgaatgtaacaaatgtgggaaagccttcagttGGAATTCTCATCTTATTGTACACACAAGAATCCATACAGGAGAAAAACCTTACGTTTGTAATGAATGTGGGAAATCTTTCAACTGGAACTCCCATCTTATTGGACATCAGagaactcatactggagagaaaccttttGAGTGTACTGAATGTGGGAAGTCTTTTAGCTGGAGTTCCCATCTTATTGCCCATATGCGAatgcatactggagagaaaccctttaAATGTGATGAATGTGAAAAAGCCTTTAGGGATTATTCAGCCCTTAGTAAACATGAAAGAACTCACTCTGGAGCAAAACCATATAAATGTACTGAGTGTGGAAAGTCCTTCAGTTGGAGTTCCCATCTTATTGCTCACCAGAGAACTCACACGGGAGAGAAACCTTATAACTGTCAAGAATGTGGCAAAGCTTTCAGAGAACGCTCAGCCCTTACTAAACATGAAATTATTCATTCTGGAATtaagccctatgaatgtaataaatGTGGGAAATCTTGTAGCCAGATGGCTCATCTTGTTAGGCATCAAAGGactcatactggagaaaaaccctatgaatgcaataAATGTGGAAAATCCTTTAGTCAGAGCTGTCACCTTGTTGCCCACCGGAGAATTCACACTGgtgagaaaccctataaatgtaatcaGTGTGAAAGGTCCTTTAATTGTAGCTCTCACCTCATTGCACACCGGagaactcatactggagagaaaccatacagGTGTAATGAATGTGGGAAGGCATTTAATGAGAGTTCTTCCCTTATTGTACACTTGAGAaaccatactggagagaaaccctacaaatgtaatcactGTGAAAAAGCTTTCTGTAAGAATTCTTCTCTGATTATCCATCAGAGAATGCATAGTGGAGAGAAACGCTTTATATGCAATCAGTGTGGAAGAGCCTTTAGTGGTCATTCAGCCTTACTTCAGCATCAGAGAAATCATAGTGAAGAGAAATTGTAA